A single region of the Chitinophaga niabensis genome encodes:
- the recA gene encoding recombinase RecA, whose amino-acid sequence MSNTNTDKLKALRLTMDKIDKDFGKGAVMMMGEKAEAPMEVISTGSLGLDIALGVGGLPKGRVVEIYGPESSGKTTIAIHTIAEAQKKGGICAIIDAEHAFDSSYARRLGVDVDSLLISQPDHGEQALEIADRLILSGAVDVVVIDSVAALVPKSELEGEMGESKMGLQARLMSQALRKLTATISKTNCCCIFINQLREKIGVMFGNPETTTGGNALKFYASIRLDIRRMSQIKDGDEAVGNRVKVKVVKNKVAPPFRMAEFDIIYGQGISKAGELIDMGVEFGIIQKSGSWFSYEGNKLGQGRDAVKQLLLDNPEVSVEIETKIKAKLAEQAATA is encoded by the coding sequence ATGTCAAACACCAATACTGACAAACTGAAAGCGCTCCGTCTTACAATGGACAAAATCGACAAGGATTTTGGAAAAGGAGCTGTAATGATGATGGGTGAAAAGGCAGAGGCACCCATGGAGGTTATCTCTACCGGTTCCCTGGGCCTGGATATTGCCCTGGGTGTTGGTGGATTGCCTAAAGGCCGTGTAGTAGAGATCTACGGGCCAGAGTCTTCCGGTAAAACTACTATCGCTATACATACTATTGCAGAAGCGCAAAAGAAAGGCGGCATCTGTGCCATCATAGATGCGGAACATGCCTTTGACAGCAGTTATGCACGCAGACTGGGTGTGGATGTGGATTCACTCCTGATCTCCCAGCCTGACCATGGTGAACAAGCCCTGGAAATTGCAGACCGCCTGATCCTTTCCGGCGCCGTGGATGTGGTGGTTATTGACTCCGTAGCTGCGCTGGTCCCGAAATCGGAGCTGGAAGGAGAAATGGGAGAAAGTAAAATGGGGCTGCAAGCCCGCCTGATGTCCCAGGCACTCCGGAAGCTTACCGCCACGATCTCAAAAACCAACTGCTGCTGTATTTTCATCAACCAGTTGCGTGAAAAGATCGGTGTAATGTTCGGTAACCCTGAAACAACCACTGGTGGTAATGCCCTGAAATTCTATGCTTCCATCAGGCTGGATATCCGCAGAATGAGCCAGATCAAAGATGGCGATGAAGCGGTGGGTAACCGCGTGAAAGTGAAAGTTGTGAAGAATAAAGTTGCACCGCCTTTCCGTATGGCTGAGTTTGATATTATCTACGGTCAGGGTATTTCCAAAGCCGGAGAATTGATAGACATGGGCGTTGAGTTTGGCATCATCCAGAAAAGCGGTAGCTGGTTCAGCTACGAAGGCAACAAACTGGGCCAGGGCCGTGACGCCGTGAAGCAGTTGCTGCTGGATAATCCTGAAGTGTCCGTTGAAATTGAAACGAAGATCAAGGCCAAGTTGGCAGAGCAGGCAGCAACAGCTTAG